In Oxyura jamaicensis isolate SHBP4307 breed ruddy duck chromosome 23, BPBGC_Ojam_1.0, whole genome shotgun sequence, a single window of DNA contains:
- the NDUFS5 gene encoding NADH dehydrogenase [ubiquinone] iron-sulfur protein 5 has protein sequence MPFLDLQRQLGLDLDRWLLRQSTTQPYGKAGVCHAFEREWVECGHGLGQTRARRECQPEYEDFMECMHRTKLAARLKKILEQRDKMIKEGKYTPPDYRSSQEEPRP, from the exons ATGCCGTTCCTGGACCTGCAGCGGCAGCTGGGCCTCGACCTGGACCGCTGGCTGCTGCGGCAGAGCACGACGCAGCCCTACGGCAAGGCCGGGGTCTGCCACGCCTTCGAGCGGGAGTGGGTGGAGTGCGGGCACGGCCTGGGCCAGACGCGGGCCCGCCGCGAGTGCCAGCCCGAGTACGAGGACTTCATGGAGTGCATGCACCGCACCAAGCTG GCTGCGCGTCTGAAAAAGATCCTGGAGCAGAGGGACAAGATGATCAAAGAAGGGAAGTACACCCCACCTGACTACCGCAGCAGCCAGGAAGAGCCCAGGCCTTGA